A single genomic interval of Oryza sativa Japonica Group chromosome 7, ASM3414082v1 harbors:
- the LOC4343500 gene encoding cysteine-rich receptor-like protein kinase 6 isoform 2 precursor (isoform 2 precursor is encoded by transcript variant 2) — MRRHRPYLDGVAAAAATFLLAVLLHAPLAAGEDEPPPWVLCGPYPPSGNYSKNGTYQVNLDLLSTTLPKNTSSSPAMYATGTVGDVPDKVYGLALCRGDANASACERCVAAALRDAPRRCPLVKDVLVFYDLCQLRYSNRDFFLDDDYFVTTYTLQRSRRVGAAAAAAFDAAVAVLVNATADYAAADSSRRYGTGEEEGVDGDSDRPKIYALAQCTPDKTPEVCRTCLSTVIGQLPKEFSGRTGGGMFGVWCNFRYEVFPFFSGRPLLQLPAFVETPPPPPSPSATSGEKTKNRIGTVLAIVMPAIAAILLMVVACFCCWKRIKKRRPEEQTFLSCKSAKNYDSVSSDDIQSIDSLILDLPTIRVATDDFADTKMIGQGGFGMVYKGVLPDGQEIAVKRLCQSSRQGIGELKSELILVAKLYHKNLVRLIGVCLEQQEKILVYEYMPNGSLDIVLFDTDKNRELDWGKRFKIINGIARGLQYLHEDSQLKIVHRDLKASNILLDFDYSPKISDFGLAKIFGGDQSEDVTNRIAGTYGYMAPEYAMRGNYSIKSDVFSFGVLVLEIITGRRNTGSYDSGQDVDLLNLVWEHWTRGNVVELIDPSMGDHPPIEQMLKCIHIGLLCVQKKPASRPTISSVNIMLSSNTVRLPSLSRPAFCIQEVSASDSSNPYSERYPRPRHSGYSDNSTVVSSNDLSITELVPR, encoded by the exons ATGCGCCGCCACCGTCCCTACCtcgacggcgtcgccgccgccgccgcaaccttcctcctcgccgtcctcctccacgcgccgctcgccgccggagaGGACGAGCCTCCGCCATGGGTCCTGTGCGGGCCGTACCCTCCCAGCGGCAACTACTCGAAGAACGGCACGTACCAGGTCAACCTCGACCTCCTCTCCACCACCCTCCCCAAGAACACCTCCTCGTCTCCGGCCATGTACGCCACGGGCACCGTCGGCGACGTCCCCGACAAGGTGTACGGCCTCGCGCTGTGCCGCGGCGACGCCAACGCCTCCGCCTGCGAGCGCTGCGTCGCGGCCGCCCTCCGCGACGCGCCGCGGAGGTGCCCGCTCGTCAAGGACGTGCTCGTCTTCTACGACCTCTGCCAGCTCCGCTACTCCAACCGCGACTTCTTCCTCGACGATGACTACTTCGTCACCACCTACACCCTCCAGCGCTCCCGCCGcgtgggcgccgcggcggcggcagcgttcGACGCGGCCGTCGCAGTGCTCGTCAACGCCACCGCGGACTACGCGGCGGCGGACTCGTCGAGGCGGTACGgcacgggggaggaggagggcgtcgacggcgacagcgACCGCCCCAAGATCTACGCGCTGGCGCAGTGCACGCCGGACAAGACGCCCGAAGTCTGCCGGACCTGCCTCTCGACGGTGATCGGGCAACTGCCCAAAGAATTCAGCGGGAGGACGGGAGGGGGCATGTTCGGGGTGTGGTGCAACTTCCGGTACGAGGTGTTCCCTTTCTTCTCCGGCCGCCCGCTGCTGCAGCTTCCGGCGTTCGtggagacgccgccgccgccgccttcgccatcGGCGACCAGTGGAG AGAAAACGAAAAATAGGATTGGTACAGTTCTAGCGATAGTTATGCCTGCAATAGCTGCAATACTGCTCATGGTTGTAGCATGCTTTTGTTGCTGGAAGAGGATCAAGAAGAGACGACCAGAAGAACAGACGTTTCTGTCCTGTAAGTCTGCTAAAAATTATG ATTCAGTTAGTTCAGACGATATTCAGAGCATTGATTCGCTTATACTTGATCTACCAACAATACGAGTTGCTACAGATGATTTTGCTGATACTAAAATGATCGGCCAAGGAGGATTTGGTATGGTTTACAAG GGAGTCCTACCTGATGGCCAAGAAATAGCCGTGAAGAGGCTTTGCCAGAGTTCCAGACAAGGAATAGGAGAGCTGAAAAGTGAGCTGATTTTGGTTGCTAAGCTTTACCACAAGAATCTAGTAAGGCTTATTGGTGTTTGCTTGGAGCAGCAAGAGAAAATACTTGTCTATGAATATATGCCAAATGGAAGCCTTGATATCGTTCTTTTCG ATACCGACAAGAACAGGGAGCTAGATTGGGGGAAAAGATTCAAGATTATAAATGGGATTGCTCGAGGCTTGCAATACCTTCATGAAGATTCTCAATTGAAGATAGTGCACCGGGACCTCAAAGCAAGCAACATCCTATTGGACTTTGATTACAGCCCTAAGATTTCTGATTTTGGCTTAGCAAAGATATTTGGAGGGGATCAATCAGAAGATGTCACTAATCGAATCGCCGGAACATA TGGATACATGGCACCAGAATACGCTATGCGTGGTAATTATTCAATCAAATCGGACGTGTTCAGCTTCGGCGTTTTGGTATTAGAGATTATCACCGGAAGAAGAAACACTGGCTCATATGATAGTGGGCAAGATGTTGATCTCTTAAACCTA GTGTGGGAGCACTGGACAAGGGGAAACGTTGTAGAGCTGATTGATCCATCCATGGGCGACCATCCTCCAATCGAGCAGATGTTGAAGTGCATCCACATCGGGTTGTTGTGTGTTCAGAAAAAACCTGCAAGCAGGCCGACGATTTCGTCAGTAAACATCATGCTTAGCAGCAACACTGTTCGTCTCCCTTCTCTATCCAGGCCGGCGTTCTGCATCCAGGAGGTTAGTGCCAGTGACAGCTCTAATCCGTATTCAGAACGCTATCCAAGACCAAGACATTCCGGGTATTCTGATAATTCAACAGTGGTGTCTTCGAATGATTTGTCAATCACAGAGCTTGTGCCGAGATGA
- the LOC4343500 gene encoding cysteine-rich receptor-like protein kinase 6 isoform 1 precursor (isoform 1 precursor is encoded by transcript variant 1), with the protein MRRHRPYLDGVAAAAATFLLAVLLHAPLAAGEDEPPPWVLCGPYPPSGNYSKNGTYQVNLDLLSTTLPKNTSSSPAMYATGTVGDVPDKVYGLALCRGDANASACERCVAAALRDAPRRCPLVKDVLVFYDLCQLRYSNRDFFLDDDYFVTTYTLQRSRRVGAAAAAAFDAAVAVLVNATADYAAADSSRRYGTGEEEGVDGDSDRPKIYALAQCTPDKTPEVCRTCLSTVIGQLPKEFSGRTGGGMFGVWCNFRYEVFPFFSGRPLLQLPAFVETPPPPPSPSATSGEKTKNRIGTVLAIVMPAIAAILLMVVACFCCWKRIKKRRPEEQTFLSYSVSSDDIQSIDSLILDLPTIRVATDDFADTKMIGQGGFGMVYKGVLPDGQEIAVKRLCQSSRQGIGELKSELILVAKLYHKNLVRLIGVCLEQQEKILVYEYMPNGSLDIVLFDTDKNRELDWGKRFKIINGIARGLQYLHEDSQLKIVHRDLKASNILLDFDYSPKISDFGLAKIFGGDQSEDVTNRIAGTYGYMAPEYAMRGNYSIKSDVFSFGVLVLEIITGRRNTGSYDSGQDVDLLNLVWEHWTRGNVVELIDPSMGDHPPIEQMLKCIHIGLLCVQKKPASRPTISSVNIMLSSNTVRLPSLSRPAFCIQEVSASDSSNPYSERYPRPRHSGYSDNSTVVSSNDLSITELVPR; encoded by the exons ATGCGCCGCCACCGTCCCTACCtcgacggcgtcgccgccgccgccgcaaccttcctcctcgccgtcctcctccacgcgccgctcgccgccggagaGGACGAGCCTCCGCCATGGGTCCTGTGCGGGCCGTACCCTCCCAGCGGCAACTACTCGAAGAACGGCACGTACCAGGTCAACCTCGACCTCCTCTCCACCACCCTCCCCAAGAACACCTCCTCGTCTCCGGCCATGTACGCCACGGGCACCGTCGGCGACGTCCCCGACAAGGTGTACGGCCTCGCGCTGTGCCGCGGCGACGCCAACGCCTCCGCCTGCGAGCGCTGCGTCGCGGCCGCCCTCCGCGACGCGCCGCGGAGGTGCCCGCTCGTCAAGGACGTGCTCGTCTTCTACGACCTCTGCCAGCTCCGCTACTCCAACCGCGACTTCTTCCTCGACGATGACTACTTCGTCACCACCTACACCCTCCAGCGCTCCCGCCGcgtgggcgccgcggcggcggcagcgttcGACGCGGCCGTCGCAGTGCTCGTCAACGCCACCGCGGACTACGCGGCGGCGGACTCGTCGAGGCGGTACGgcacgggggaggaggagggcgtcgacggcgacagcgACCGCCCCAAGATCTACGCGCTGGCGCAGTGCACGCCGGACAAGACGCCCGAAGTCTGCCGGACCTGCCTCTCGACGGTGATCGGGCAACTGCCCAAAGAATTCAGCGGGAGGACGGGAGGGGGCATGTTCGGGGTGTGGTGCAACTTCCGGTACGAGGTGTTCCCTTTCTTCTCCGGCCGCCCGCTGCTGCAGCTTCCGGCGTTCGtggagacgccgccgccgccgccttcgccatcGGCGACCAGTGGAG AGAAAACGAAAAATAGGATTGGTACAGTTCTAGCGATAGTTATGCCTGCAATAGCTGCAATACTGCTCATGGTTGTAGCATGCTTTTGTTGCTGGAAGAGGATCAAGAAGAGACGACCAGAAGAACAGACGTTTCTGTCCT ATTCAGTTAGTTCAGACGATATTCAGAGCATTGATTCGCTTATACTTGATCTACCAACAATACGAGTTGCTACAGATGATTTTGCTGATACTAAAATGATCGGCCAAGGAGGATTTGGTATGGTTTACAAG GGAGTCCTACCTGATGGCCAAGAAATAGCCGTGAAGAGGCTTTGCCAGAGTTCCAGACAAGGAATAGGAGAGCTGAAAAGTGAGCTGATTTTGGTTGCTAAGCTTTACCACAAGAATCTAGTAAGGCTTATTGGTGTTTGCTTGGAGCAGCAAGAGAAAATACTTGTCTATGAATATATGCCAAATGGAAGCCTTGATATCGTTCTTTTCG ATACCGACAAGAACAGGGAGCTAGATTGGGGGAAAAGATTCAAGATTATAAATGGGATTGCTCGAGGCTTGCAATACCTTCATGAAGATTCTCAATTGAAGATAGTGCACCGGGACCTCAAAGCAAGCAACATCCTATTGGACTTTGATTACAGCCCTAAGATTTCTGATTTTGGCTTAGCAAAGATATTTGGAGGGGATCAATCAGAAGATGTCACTAATCGAATCGCCGGAACATA TGGATACATGGCACCAGAATACGCTATGCGTGGTAATTATTCAATCAAATCGGACGTGTTCAGCTTCGGCGTTTTGGTATTAGAGATTATCACCGGAAGAAGAAACACTGGCTCATATGATAGTGGGCAAGATGTTGATCTCTTAAACCTA GTGTGGGAGCACTGGACAAGGGGAAACGTTGTAGAGCTGATTGATCCATCCATGGGCGACCATCCTCCAATCGAGCAGATGTTGAAGTGCATCCACATCGGGTTGTTGTGTGTTCAGAAAAAACCTGCAAGCAGGCCGACGATTTCGTCAGTAAACATCATGCTTAGCAGCAACACTGTTCGTCTCCCTTCTCTATCCAGGCCGGCGTTCTGCATCCAGGAGGTTAGTGCCAGTGACAGCTCTAATCCGTATTCAGAACGCTATCCAAGACCAAGACATTCCGGGTATTCTGATAATTCAACAGTGGTGTCTTCGAATGATTTGTCAATCACAGAGCTTGTGCCGAGATGA